One window from the genome of Bacillus weihaiensis encodes:
- a CDS encoding ATP-binding protein translates to MPQKKRLFLAISVLIVYLTLHAYLLTAMSKPYSGITLSSDQQENYIIEKIAKDGWANTTDISLGDIVVEVEGESKFSQQSVIHAKEITLQNDETVSSYTAPNINMSRVLQDIYIPGIFSIVTIILCVFIYQKHSKTANYLMGFLMGASLSFFTSTESGRGELVATLVLTFSFQLGALFFTYFLHSLFFEKGIIHEKKSGLLLTNTVICIFIIFINLLDLVVPNIPVFLTSNLMLIYFSVNILFCIGFLIYEYMKNRHSLNEPFLKWMLVIQVVAFFPFIFLHALPWMLDLPFIADEIAALCLFAIPIGYSYLVITKQLLDINFILNRIRYYSILSLLPTIIISLVLIGMVNHEASPINQFIEIFLLIFVLNVLFLIIKERIDFSFRNQLFKDKTNLTQSIDQFTEKLSMIMNENELQSALINEVVAILSPSVISLIDYDDSTATFTSNVVYGESNQFILHKQQKWMMQTDTESSLLIHKSAIGIKIFKKNNKTTYLWIGPKKNKTNFNINEKSWTITIVKYVRLVHENIHTITNLINSLAKQDINEHPTSVSLSRFLFQLAERERRRLASDLHDSALQDQIVWYRKLETLINEDHTLPSDTKDQLIKIKIGMVDVIKQIRDTCNELRPNLLLEAGLIKSLKELFSQVQMRVKYNLDYDFDHISDSFEDYNKTLSIYRIFQELLNNADKHSEATYVAISMWEEDETIYIDYRDNGIGFDLNRLKQKKNHMGLSGVKERIFSLNGKVDFLSEKGKGLQVHITLPR, encoded by the coding sequence ATGCCTCAAAAGAAAAGACTCTTTCTAGCCATTTCAGTTCTAATAGTATACTTAACACTACACGCATATTTGTTAACAGCCATGAGCAAACCATACAGTGGCATAACCTTATCTTCTGATCAACAAGAAAACTATATAATTGAGAAGATAGCAAAAGATGGCTGGGCTAACACTACAGATATTTCACTCGGAGATATAGTAGTTGAGGTAGAAGGAGAAAGTAAGTTCAGCCAACAATCTGTTATACATGCTAAAGAAATAACCTTACAAAATGACGAGACAGTTTCTTCCTACACAGCACCTAACATCAACATGTCCCGAGTACTACAAGATATTTATATCCCTGGTATTTTTTCAATAGTAACCATTATCTTATGTGTTTTTATTTATCAAAAACACAGTAAAACGGCCAATTATTTAATGGGATTTTTAATGGGTGCTTCTCTAAGTTTCTTTACCTCTACTGAATCAGGTCGTGGGGAACTTGTTGCTACTTTAGTACTCACTTTCTCATTTCAATTAGGGGCATTATTTTTCACTTATTTCCTACATTCGTTATTTTTTGAGAAGGGAATCATTCATGAGAAAAAATCTGGTCTACTATTAACGAATACAGTAATTTGCATCTTCATCATTTTCATTAACTTACTAGACCTTGTTGTTCCTAATATTCCAGTATTTCTTACTTCAAACTTAATGCTAATCTACTTTAGTGTGAATATCCTTTTTTGTATTGGATTCTTAATTTATGAGTACATGAAAAATCGCCATTCTTTAAATGAACCTTTTCTTAAATGGATGTTAGTTATACAAGTCGTTGCATTTTTTCCCTTTATCTTTTTACATGCATTACCTTGGATGTTAGATTTACCTTTCATAGCCGATGAAATTGCGGCATTATGTCTTTTTGCTATACCTATAGGATATTCCTATTTAGTTATTACAAAACAACTTCTTGATATTAACTTTATCTTAAACCGTATCCGATATTATTCCATTCTTTCATTATTACCTACTATTATTATTTCTTTAGTATTAATCGGAATGGTTAATCATGAAGCAAGTCCAATTAATCAATTCATTGAGATTTTCTTATTAATATTCGTTTTAAATGTTCTCTTTCTAATTATTAAGGAGAGGATTGATTTTTCGTTTAGAAACCAACTTTTTAAAGATAAGACTAACCTGACTCAAAGTATAGATCAGTTCACAGAAAAACTATCGATGATTATGAACGAAAACGAATTACAAAGCGCACTTATTAATGAGGTCGTTGCTATTCTAAGTCCTTCAGTCATTTCTTTAATTGATTATGACGATAGTACAGCGACATTTACATCAAATGTTGTTTATGGAGAAAGCAATCAATTTATCCTCCACAAACAACAAAAATGGATGATGCAAACTGATACAGAAAGTAGTTTATTAATACATAAAAGTGCAATTGGGATTAAAATTTTCAAGAAAAATAATAAAACAACTTATCTCTGGATCGGTCCTAAAAAAAATAAAACGAATTTTAATATCAATGAAAAGTCATGGACTATTACAATCGTAAAGTATGTTCGCTTAGTGCATGAGAATATCCATACAATAACAAATCTTATTAATTCCCTAGCTAAACAAGACATTAATGAACACCCAACTTCTGTCTCACTCTCTCGCTTTTTATTTCAGTTAGCAGAAAGAGAACGAAGACGTCTAGCCTCTGACCTTCATGACTCTGCCCTACAAGATCAAATCGTTTGGTACCGAAAATTAGAAACTCTCATTAATGAGGACCATACATTACCGAGTGATACTAAAGATCAATTAATAAAAATTAAGATCGGAATGGTAGATGTTATTAAACAGATACGTGATACTTGCAATGAATTAAGACCTAACCTTTTATTAGAAGCTGGGCTGATTAAGTCATTAAAAGAACTCTTTTCACAAGTACAGATGAGAGTGAAATATAACCTTGATTATGATTTTGATCATATATCAGATTCATTTGAGGATTATAATAAAACTCTTTCAATCTACCGTATTTTTCAAGAGTTATTAAACAATGCAGATAAACATTCAGAAGCCACATATGTAGCCATCAGTATGTGGGAAGAAGATGAGACGATCTATATCGATTACCGTGACAACGGAATAGGTTTTGACCTAAATAGGTTAAAGCAGAAAAAAAATCATATGGGTCTATCTGGAGTAAAAGAACGGATATTTAGTTTAAATGGGAAAGTGGACTTTCTATCTGAAAAAGGAAAAGGGCTTCAAGTTCATATTACATTACCGAGGTGA
- a CDS encoding response regulator transcription factor: protein MVRILIVDDHQLVGEGTKNMIEQETGFHVTYSMDIEEVIAKSKEEPFDVYLLDMNMPNCSGLELAQRIFKFHKEAKIILYTGFEYKSQFNLLIDSGISGIISKSASQQELLMSVHAVLSGYTLIPISLLQQLRLSEITVQTTNTNSFSNQQTNISVTQKELEILEGISKGKSNKDISEELFMSIRAVEYNLTKIYKKFKVNSRSEALAEAVRKGIINVNL, encoded by the coding sequence TTGGTGCGAATATTGATTGTCGACGATCATCAACTTGTTGGTGAAGGTACAAAGAATATGATTGAACAAGAGACTGGTTTTCATGTCACTTATTCGATGGACATAGAGGAAGTAATCGCTAAGAGTAAAGAAGAACCTTTTGACGTATATTTACTGGATATGAATATGCCAAATTGTTCAGGTCTTGAACTCGCTCAGCGAATTTTTAAGTTTCATAAAGAAGCCAAGATTATTCTCTATACAGGTTTTGAATATAAATCACAATTTAATTTACTGATTGATTCTGGTATCTCGGGGATTATAAGCAAATCGGCTTCCCAACAAGAGCTGCTTATGTCTGTTCATGCTGTATTAAGTGGATACACTCTCATTCCAATCTCTCTGTTACAGCAACTAAGGCTTTCAGAAATAACTGTTCAAACGACCAACACTAATTCCTTTTCAAATCAACAAACTAATATTTCCGTTACCCAAAAAGAATTAGAAATATTAGAGGGAATTTCAAAAGGGAAAAGCAATAAAGATATCTCAGAAGAGCTATTTATGAGCATTAGAGCAGTAGAATATAATCTCACTAAAATTTATAAGAAGTTTAAAGTCAATTCACGTTCAGAGGCCCTGGCTGAAGCTGTTCGTAAGGGAATTATTAATGTGAATCTATAA
- a CDS encoding type 2 lanthipeptide synthetase LanM family protein, which yields MLNNETVKPENFVHSLFLSERYQVLKQNSDNLTFSEDLQRVDKWKRDLYKESKNFKHRLEQDNYSEEVFEALITTIDEEKAYLYSQPLSNNVNLSLLEVGLELLKYKDLNEDEFQLVEFVYPFIIYASETLTESLNHRLKTVPYNLETVKQKLLLSLAEELLNIASRSIILELHVSKIREELVGDTPEERFKSFVTQKARNLESLFLFYKEYATLTRYLITRTDYFIVNIQELLLRLDRDWQKINSEFHIGNETLVEISCGLGDTHQRGKTVAKLIFENGKEIVYKPKPLEIATAYNQFVKWISERSTFISLPTYRIVDCGNYGWEEKVVPYSCYSEDEVKRYYFRFGSLAGLMYLLNGADMHFENVIAGGEFPYVIDFETIFHQYPKLDFPDSSEILLKYKQSESVIGTGLLPQSLFQNTDGQGLDFSALNGKEQALPFKVLGLDQINTDNMEYSLKEAKSQGSSNLPSLNGKPVKAEEYLDEIVKGFRTILQFFFDNKESILSEDGPLSPFKNIKIRIIARATQQYAHFLQESTHPDYMRDSIYLEKLFERMWYYPYLDKRIVKHEINDLLQRDIPYFTSFVDSCDLYDSKGVKIDHFFQKSGYEKVTEKIKNLSIQELEDQVNWLILSIEGNRSANIKITRKDVLNVSTNPFDYQEQFLEEAIKIGEHLLKRATFSSDYKNTSWLNVNIINNHWFVAPMKQSLYDGLSGVALFLLYLYKETNNIRYLDTAHAAIQSAINPFAASSKGLVSTFFGEISVLYALLHFQKLSPKEEYMNYINKVKKTLKQRIEDDKEFDLLSGSAGILHLLSNLYEYTSEPEYLDIIKAYGDHLIKNANHLRSGTAWKNRHTQTYLGGLSHGTSGIATALVRAGTVSGNQNYITLAKLAIEYDRSLYNADKRAWLDLRNDKPQFPHQWTHGSTGIGISRLMIKQYVQDQSLDSEVQIAMDNIENFGFKNNNNLSHGNMGDSELYLLGALHYEDDQLLWKARNIAKQALDDIKSSSQYHVDSPANIESLGLFTGISGIGFQLLRLRNPKEIPSVLTLENAY from the coding sequence ATGTTAAATAATGAAACTGTAAAACCAGAGAATTTTGTGCATTCCTTGTTTTTGTCAGAAAGGTATCAGGTTTTAAAACAAAATAGTGATAATCTAACTTTTAGTGAAGACCTTCAAAGGGTTGATAAATGGAAAAGAGATTTGTACAAAGAAAGTAAGAACTTTAAACATAGATTAGAACAAGATAATTATAGTGAAGAGGTATTTGAGGCATTAATTACTACAATTGATGAAGAAAAAGCCTACTTATATAGTCAACCTTTATCTAATAATGTAAATCTAAGTTTACTTGAAGTGGGGTTAGAGCTACTCAAATATAAAGACTTGAATGAAGATGAATTTCAGTTAGTTGAATTTGTTTATCCTTTTATAATTTATGCTTCAGAAACCTTAACTGAATCTCTGAATCATCGTTTAAAGACTGTTCCCTACAATTTAGAGACAGTAAAACAAAAGCTTCTTTTATCATTAGCTGAGGAATTATTAAACATAGCTTCTCGTTCTATTATTTTAGAACTACATGTTTCAAAAATTCGCGAAGAGTTAGTTGGTGATACTCCGGAAGAGAGGTTTAAATCCTTTGTTACACAAAAAGCAAGAAATCTTGAAAGTTTGTTTCTGTTTTATAAGGAATATGCTACTTTAACAAGATACTTAATTACAAGAACAGACTATTTTATTGTAAATATTCAAGAGTTACTTTTACGGTTAGATAGAGATTGGCAAAAAATAAATTCAGAGTTTCATATCGGAAATGAAACATTAGTCGAGATTAGTTGTGGGCTAGGTGACACTCACCAGAGAGGGAAAACTGTGGCCAAGCTTATTTTTGAGAATGGTAAAGAAATTGTCTATAAACCAAAGCCTCTAGAAATTGCAACGGCCTATAATCAATTTGTTAAATGGATTTCAGAAAGAAGTACCTTTATATCTTTACCTACCTATAGAATAGTTGATTGTGGGAATTACGGTTGGGAAGAGAAGGTTGTTCCATACAGTTGTTATTCTGAAGACGAAGTGAAACGGTATTATTTTCGCTTTGGTAGCCTAGCAGGATTAATGTATCTTTTAAATGGTGCAGATATGCATTTTGAGAACGTTATTGCTGGAGGGGAATTTCCTTATGTAATAGATTTTGAAACGATTTTCCATCAATATCCAAAACTTGATTTCCCAGATAGTTCAGAGATATTGCTTAAATATAAGCAAAGTGAATCGGTAATTGGTACAGGTCTTCTTCCTCAATCTTTATTTCAAAATACAGATGGTCAAGGGCTAGACTTTAGTGCCTTAAATGGGAAGGAACAGGCTCTACCGTTTAAAGTGTTAGGGCTGGACCAAATTAATACTGATAATATGGAGTATTCTTTAAAAGAAGCTAAAAGCCAAGGATCTTCAAATTTACCTTCTTTAAATGGCAAACCTGTTAAAGCTGAAGAATATCTTGATGAAATTGTTAAGGGGTTCAGGACTATTTTACAATTTTTCTTTGATAATAAGGAGAGTATTTTAAGTGAAGATGGCCCACTTTCACCATTTAAAAATATAAAGATCCGTATTATTGCTCGTGCCACGCAGCAATATGCTCATTTTTTACAAGAGTCTACGCATCCAGATTACATGCGTGATTCCATTTATTTAGAAAAATTATTTGAAAGAATGTGGTATTATCCTTACCTAGATAAGAGAATTGTTAAACATGAAATTAATGATTTACTCCAAAGAGATATCCCTTATTTTACAAGTTTTGTAGATTCATGTGATTTATATGATAGTAAAGGCGTGAAAATAGATCATTTCTTTCAAAAAAGTGGATATGAAAAGGTAACGGAAAAGATTAAGAATCTATCTATTCAAGAGTTAGAAGATCAAGTTAACTGGTTGATATTATCTATTGAAGGAAATAGGTCTGCCAATATTAAAATTACACGAAAAGACGTGCTAAATGTTTCGACTAATCCCTTTGATTATCAAGAGCAGTTTCTAGAAGAAGCAATAAAAATTGGAGAACACTTGTTGAAAAGAGCTACCTTTTCAAGTGACTACAAAAATACATCATGGTTAAATGTGAATATTATTAATAATCATTGGTTTGTTGCTCCAATGAAGCAGAGCTTATATGATGGGCTTAGTGGAGTAGCTTTATTCTTATTATATCTGTATAAAGAAACAAACAATATAAGGTATTTGGATACAGCCCATGCAGCAATACAGTCAGCTATAAATCCATTTGCTGCTTCATCTAAGGGACTAGTCTCGACCTTCTTTGGGGAAATTTCAGTTTTATATGCACTTCTCCATTTTCAAAAGTTAAGCCCTAAGGAAGAGTACATGAACTATATTAATAAGGTGAAAAAAACGTTAAAACAAAGGATTGAGGATGATAAAGAATTTGATTTATTAAGTGGTTCAGCAGGCATCCTCCACCTTTTAAGCAATCTATATGAATACACTAGTGAACCAGAGTATTTAGACATCATAAAGGCTTATGGAGATCATCTTATTAAGAACGCGAACCATCTACGTTCTGGGACGGCGTGGAAAAATAGACATACTCAGACTTATTTGGGAGGATTATCCCATGGGACAAGTGGTATTGCGACTGCTTTGGTAAGAGCAGGGACAGTAAGTGGGAATCAGAATTATATCACGCTTGCGAAACTAGCGATTGAGTATGATCGCTCATTGTATAATGCAGATAAAAGAGCTTGGCTAGATTTACGTAATGATAAACCTCAATTTCCGCATCAATGGACGCATGGCTCTACTGGAATTGGAATTAGTCGATTAATGATAAAGCAATATGTTCAAGATCAATCTCTAGATTCTGAAGTTCAAATAGCTATGGATAATATAGAAAACTTTGGTTTTAAAAACAATAATAATCTATCTCACGGTAATATGGGAGATTCCGAATTATACTTACTAGGTGCCTTACATTATGAGGATGATCAATTACTATGGAAAGCGAGAAATATTGCAAAACAAGCCCTTGATGATATTAAAAGCTCAAGTCAATACCATGTAGATAGTCCAGCAAACATTGAATCTCTTGGATTGTTTACAGGAATTTCTGGGATCGGATTTCAACTTTTAAGATTGAGAAATCCAAAGGAAATTCCATCGGTGTTAACTTTAGAAAATGCATATTAA
- a CDS encoding mersacidin family lantibiotic yields MSKEVKVTSEEIIEALKNQDVRAKFEGITHPSGKALNELSEEELAAIQGASDVQPETTPLCVGVIIGLTTSIKIC; encoded by the coding sequence ATGTCAAAAGAAGTAAAAGTAACTAGTGAGGAAATTATTGAGGCTTTAAAGAATCAAGATGTAAGAGCTAAATTTGAAGGAATTACTCACCCATCAGGAAAGGCTTTAAATGAATTAAGTGAAGAAGAATTAGCAGCAATCCAAGGTGCATCTGATGTACAGCCAGAAACAACTCCATTATGTGTCGGTGTTATTATCGGCCTTACAACTTCTATCAAAATTTGCTAA
- a CDS encoding spore coat protein, producing MEVSSTDTQVAVSLQVAIQAAIVLVINLTMLIATKQKRSLNNFCRKLILSN from the coding sequence ATTGAAGTATCTTCAACTGATACACAAGTAGCTGTTTCCTTACAGGTTGCTATTCAAGCTGCTATCGTACTAGTTATTAACCTAACAATGCTGATAGCGACCAAGCAGAAAAGATCACTCAACAACTTCTGCAGGAAGCTGATATTAAGCAATTAA